A single genomic interval of Terriglobus albidus harbors:
- a CDS encoding trehalase family glycosidase — protein MRFYALLLLLCLPYAVAQQQETAQPPAPSAPPAQADVTVEQYIRNGWAPLTRSMTDCATVHDPKLAGASVVYLPHGYAIPSAVAALRSKCNVRVEHLPHAIAKEGDLMPSELKTPGLLYLPHRYVVPGGRFNEMYGWDSYFILLGLLSEGHEALARGMVENFFFEIENYGAILNANRTYYLTRSQPPFLARMVDEVYRTMNRRDPDAAKAWLEKAMPYLERDHTLWMSDAHKAGDTGLARYFDLGNGPVPEMEDDSTYYVDVIKWLLAHPEVKTNYLTQATDGQACASGASAVCAHTEYQGWRLTPAFYRSDRAMRESGFDVSFRFGPFSGSTENYAPVCLNALLYRYEIDVAGLYTKLGDDAKAKQWTDAAEARKTAMNRYLWDARTGTFADYDFVRHRRSTYLYATAAYPLWAGLATRTQAASTMRQLRTLSHDGGLAMSNTTSGMQWDAPFGWAPVNWIAVDGMSCYGYSTAVGRIAHGFMHSIRENYERDGTLREKYNVVDPQKDVEVAAGYKSNVIGFGWTNAVYLKMNGLLFTGRSSDCASTIPARGTQQ, from the coding sequence ATGCGTTTTTATGCCTTGCTCCTGCTTCTTTGTCTTCCGTACGCCGTCGCGCAGCAGCAGGAGACAGCGCAGCCCCCAGCTCCCAGCGCCCCACCCGCACAAGCGGACGTTACGGTCGAGCAGTACATCCGCAATGGATGGGCGCCGCTGACGCGATCCATGACCGACTGCGCCACCGTGCATGACCCCAAGCTCGCAGGAGCCTCCGTCGTCTACCTTCCCCATGGATATGCCATCCCCTCCGCCGTTGCCGCACTGCGTAGCAAGTGCAACGTCCGTGTCGAACATCTGCCGCACGCCATCGCCAAAGAAGGCGACCTGATGCCGTCGGAGCTGAAGACACCGGGACTGCTCTACCTGCCGCACCGTTACGTCGTGCCCGGTGGCCGCTTCAACGAGATGTACGGATGGGACAGCTACTTCATCCTGCTGGGCCTGTTGAGCGAAGGCCATGAGGCGCTGGCGCGCGGCATGGTGGAGAACTTCTTCTTTGAGATCGAGAACTACGGCGCCATACTCAACGCGAACCGCACCTACTACCTCACGCGCTCCCAGCCTCCCTTCCTCGCGCGGATGGTCGATGAGGTCTATCGCACCATGAATCGCCGCGATCCCGACGCTGCAAAGGCGTGGCTCGAAAAAGCAATGCCCTACCTCGAACGCGACCATACGTTATGGATGAGCGACGCACACAAAGCCGGCGACACCGGGCTCGCACGCTACTTCGACCTCGGCAACGGTCCCGTGCCAGAGATGGAAGATGACAGCACCTACTACGTCGACGTGATCAAGTGGCTGCTGGCCCATCCTGAGGTGAAGACCAACTACCTGACGCAGGCTACTGATGGCCAGGCATGCGCCTCCGGAGCGAGCGCCGTCTGTGCTCACACCGAGTACCAGGGCTGGCGACTGACACCCGCCTTCTATCGCAGCGACCGCGCCATGCGCGAGTCCGGTTTCGACGTCAGCTTCCGCTTCGGCCCCTTCAGTGGATCGACCGAGAACTATGCCCCTGTCTGTCTGAACGCCCTGCTTTATCGTTACGAGATCGATGTCGCCGGCCTTTACACCAAACTCGGCGACGATGCCAAGGCAAAGCAATGGACCGATGCCGCCGAAGCCCGTAAGACGGCGATGAACCGTTATCTGTGGGATGCACGCACCGGAACCTTCGCTGACTATGACTTCGTGCGCCATCGCCGCTCGACCTATCTCTATGCCACGGCGGCCTATCCTCTGTGGGCCGGGCTCGCCACACGCACTCAAGCTGCTTCCACCATGCGCCAGCTTCGTACGCTTTCGCACGACGGCGGCCTGGCGATGAGCAACACCACCAGCGGCATGCAGTGGGATGCTCCCTTTGGCTGGGCTCCGGTGAACTGGATCGCCGTCGATGGCATGAGCTGCTACGGCTACAGCACAGCCGTAGGACGCATTGCCCATGGCTTCATGCACTCTATCCGCGAGAACTATGAGCGCGACGGCACCCTGCGTGAGAAGTACAACGTCGTCGATCCGCAGAAGGATGTCGAAGTAGCCGCGGGCTATAAGAGCAACGTCATCGGCTTCGGCTGGACCAACGCGGTGTACTTAAAGATGAACGGCCTGCTCTTCACAGGCCGTTCCAGTGATTGCGCTTCAACCATTCCAGCGCGTGGGACTCAACAGTAG
- a CDS encoding efflux transporter outer membrane subunit: MSTKNLLALAVVAVSLAGCRVGPNYVKPDVPTAPTFKEGDTWKTATPNDAMAHGKWWEMYGDPQLNALEEQIDPANQTLKQAEANFRASRSVIKLNRADMSPTLSVDPTLGATRVTPNAPYRGNLTADNGQGNFILPLDLNYEVDLWGRIRRSITAAQETTQAFAADLETARLSLHAELALDYFNLRSADAQKKLLDETVAAYSDALQLTIDRADGGVAPQSDVAQARTQLQQALVQSTEVTIARAQFEHAIAVLTGKPPAQLTVAANPLTQQTPALPGIPAVLPSELLERRPDIATEERLMAAANEQIGIAKSAFYPRLNLAATVGFQGSSVLNWFTWPSRVWAVSPLISQTVFDAGRRRARTDIAIAQYDSHVASYRQSALDAFQQVEDNLVALKQLETEAQQQRDATVSAEEALGLFRTRYEGGVDTYLQVITSQTIALQNQRNEIDILRRRLDASVLLVKAVGGGWNVSQLPKV; encoded by the coding sequence GTGAGTACGAAGAATCTGCTGGCTCTTGCCGTCGTTGCCGTATCGCTTGCCGGCTGCCGTGTCGGTCCAAACTACGTGAAGCCCGACGTCCCGACGGCGCCGACCTTCAAGGAAGGCGACACCTGGAAGACCGCTACTCCCAACGATGCCATGGCCCACGGCAAGTGGTGGGAGATGTACGGCGATCCGCAGTTGAATGCTCTTGAGGAGCAGATCGACCCTGCCAACCAGACGCTGAAGCAGGCTGAGGCCAACTTCCGCGCGTCGCGTTCGGTGATCAAACTGAACCGCGCCGACATGTCGCCGACGCTGAGTGTCGATCCCACGCTGGGCGCAACCCGGGTTACCCCCAATGCTCCCTATCGCGGTAACCTGACGGCGGACAACGGACAGGGCAACTTCATTCTGCCTCTGGATCTGAACTACGAGGTCGATCTGTGGGGACGCATCCGCCGCAGCATCACCGCCGCACAGGAAACGACGCAGGCCTTCGCCGCCGATCTGGAAACCGCACGCCTGAGCCTCCACGCTGAGCTGGCATTGGACTACTTCAACCTGCGTAGCGCCGATGCCCAGAAAAAGCTGCTGGATGAGACGGTCGCCGCCTACAGCGATGCCCTGCAGTTGACCATCGATCGTGCCGACGGCGGCGTCGCTCCGCAATCTGACGTCGCCCAGGCGCGCACGCAGTTGCAGCAGGCGCTGGTGCAGTCGACCGAAGTAACGATCGCCCGAGCACAGTTCGAGCACGCGATTGCAGTGTTGACCGGCAAGCCGCCTGCGCAGCTCACGGTGGCTGCTAATCCTCTCACCCAACAGACGCCGGCACTACCCGGAATCCCGGCGGTACTGCCATCGGAACTCCTGGAGCGCCGGCCGGATATTGCCACAGAAGAGCGCTTGATGGCCGCCGCCAACGAACAGATCGGCATCGCCAAGTCAGCCTTCTATCCGCGTCTGAACCTCGCCGCCACTGTCGGTTTCCAGGGCAGCTCGGTGCTCAACTGGTTCACCTGGCCCAGCCGTGTCTGGGCAGTCAGCCCACTGATCTCGCAGACCGTCTTCGACGCCGGCCGCCGGCGCGCACGCACCGACATCGCGATTGCGCAGTATGACTCCCACGTCGCCAGCTATCGGCAGTCAGCTCTCGATGCCTTCCAGCAGGTAGAAGACAACCTTGTAGCGCTGAAGCAGCTTGAAACCGAAGCGCAACAGCAGCGTGATGCAACCGTCTCCGCAGAGGAGGCTCTGGGACTGTTCCGGACCCGCTATGAGGGCGGAGTGGATACCTATCTGCAGGTCATCACCTCGCAGACCATCGCACTGCAGAATCAGCGCAACGAGATCGACATCCTGCGCCGCCGCCTCGATGCCAGCGTTCTGCTGGTAAAAGCCGTCGGTGGAGGTTGGAACGTCTCGCAGCTTCCGAAAGTCTAA